A stretch of Carya illinoinensis cultivar Pawnee chromosome 14, C.illinoinensisPawnee_v1, whole genome shotgun sequence DNA encodes these proteins:
- the LOC122294899 gene encoding non-functional NADPH-dependent codeinone reductase 2-like isoform X3, producing MSTSIPEFTLQNGNAMPLLGFGTAEYPFGSSSETMKETFLHAIKLGYRHFDSAAIYQSEQLLGEAIQDALSLGLVKSRDELFITSKLSCSDGHHDRVLPAMQKTLSNLKLEYVDLYLIHMPVSLKTGEIGISFKKEDILPMDMKSVWEAMENCQKLGLAKSIGVSNFTRKKLETLLSTARIHPAVNQVEMNPYWQQKQLREFCEEKGIHITAYSPLGGKGTIWGTNWIMECEVLKEIANAKGRTIAQISLRWVHEQGVSVVVKSFNKERMKENLDIFDWNLSPDELQKIAGIPQRRGSIASEFISDEGPYKTLSELWDGEI from the exons ATGAGTACTAGCATTCCAGAGTTCACACTTCAAAATGGCAACGCCATGCCACTTCTTGGATTCGGCACGGCTGAATATCCCTTCGGAAGCTCCTCTGAAACCATGAAAGAAACTTTCCTCCATGCAATCAAACTCGGATATCGGCACTTTGATTCGGCTGCTATTTACCAGTCCGAGCAGCTCCTAGGGGAAGCCATACAAGATGCTCTAAGCCTTGGGTTAGTCAAATCCAGGGACGAACTCTTCATCACTTCCAAGCTCTCGTGCAGCGACGGCCACCACGATCGTGTCCTCCCTGCAATGCAGAAAACTCTCAG CAATCTGAAGTTGGAGTACGTTGATCTGTATCTGATTCACATGCCGGTAAGCTTGAAGACGGGGGAAATTGGAATATCCTTTAAGAAAGAGGACATCCTTCCGATGGATATGAAGTCTGTATGGGAAGCCATGGAGAACTGTCAAAAGCTCGGTTTGGCCAAATCAATTGGTGTAAGCAACTTTACCAGGAAAAAGCTTGAAACACTCCTTTCCACAGCAAGGATCCATCCAGCCGTCAACCAA GTGGAGATGAACCCATATTGGCAGCAGAAGCAGCTGAGAGAGTTTTGTGAGGAAAAGGGTATACATATCACTGCCTACTCTCCCTTGGGAGGAAAGGGAACAATTTGGGGAACAAACTGGATAATGGAATGTGAGGTTCTAAAAGAGATTGCCAACGCTAAAGGAAGAACTATTGCACAG ATTTCATTAAGATGGGTACATGAGCAAGGGGTTAGTGTTGTTGTGAAAAGCTTCAACAAAGAGAGGATGAAAGAAAACCTAGACATATTTGACTGGAACCTGAGCCCGGATGAGCTGCAGAAGATAGCTGGAATTCCACAGCGCAGAGGATCTATTGCAAGTGAATTCATCTCTGATGAAGGCCCTTACAAGACTCTTTCGGAGCTTTGGGATGGAGAGATCTAG
- the LOC122294396 gene encoding CAX-interacting protein 4-like translates to MPATAGRVRMPANNRVHSSAALQTHGIWQSAIGYDPYAPTKDDDKNALKPNSSTAEPDTDNAYASFQGLLALARITGSNANEARGACKKCGRVGHLTFQCRNFLSIKDDNKDKDPEAIEAAALAELAKLKGNVGKVKVKGAVESSEESDEEDSESSDSDVDSEIERVIAERNGKKTSSKRGSLKKDFDEDESDTDSGEGKKRGRSKKRSGKRGSGELDGSRKRRKKLRKKDESSDEDHEHRGRYRKSRKEKRRRRSHRHSENSDSDRSDDFGRERKRRSRRKASPSDSDASGSDDSWVGRDKKRHEKKNRKRRHDEDV, encoded by the coding sequence ATGCCGGCTACAGCGGGTAGGGTTCGCATGCCCGCCAACAATCGGGTTCACAGCAGTGCAGCCCTCCAAACCCATGGTATATGGCAGAGTGCGATTGGTTATGATCCGTACGCACCTACCAAGGACGATGACAAGAACGCTTTGAAACCCAACTCATCGACCGCCGAACCAGATACTGATAATGCATATGCAAGCTTCCAAGGCCTCTTGGCGCTTGCCCGTATAACTGGATCAAATGCCAATGAGGCTCGTGGGGCGTGCAAGAAGTGTGGCCGTGTTGGACACCTCACCTTTCAATGCCGGAATTTTCTGAGTATTAAGGATGATAATAAGGATAAAGACCCAGAAGCGATTGAGGCTGCGGCTTTGGCAGAGTTGGCTAAGTTGAAGGGGAATGTGGGTAAGGTGAAAGTAAAAGGTGCAGTTGAGAGCTCAGAAGAGAGTGATGAAGAGGACAGTGAGAGTTCGGATTCAGATGTAGATTCCGAGATTGAGAGAGTTATTGCTGAGAGAAATGGGAAGAAGACAAGTAGTAAGAGAGGGTCCTTGAAAAAGGATTTCGATGAAGATGAGTCAGATACAGATTCTggggaggggaagaaaagagGGAGATCTAAGAAGAGGAGTGGGAAGAGGGGAAGTGGTGAATTGGATGGAAGTAGGAAGAGGAGAAAGAAGCTGAGAAAGAAGGATGAGTCCTCGGATGAGGATCATGAGCATCGGGGACGGTATAGGAAGAGTAGGAAGGAGAAGAGGAGGCGGCGGAGCCACCGACATTCAGAAAATTCTGACTCTGATAGATCTGATGACTTTGGTAGAGAGCGGAAGCGAAGGAGCAGAAGGAAAGCTTCACCATCTGATTCTGACGCAAGTGGCTCAGATGATTCATGGGTCGGTAGGGACAAGAAGAGACATGAGAAGAAGAACAGGAAACGCCGTCATGATGAGGATGTATAG
- the LOC122294398 gene encoding mitochondrial import inner membrane translocase subunit Tim9-like, producing the protein MDKSMLGDLDNLPEEDKIRMSSMIDQLQIRDSLRMYNSLVERCFNDCVDNFKHKSLQKQEETCVQRCAEKFLKHSMRVGMRFAELNQGAATQD; encoded by the exons ATGGACAAGAGTATGCTAGGAGATCTAGACAATCTTCCAGAGGAAGATAAGATCAGAATGTCCTCCATGATCGACCAGCTCCAGATTCGTGACAG CTTGAGGATGTATAATTCACTCGTGGAGAGATGCTTCAATGATTGCGTAGATAATTTTAAGCACAAGTCGTTGCAAAAACAAGAGGAAACCTGTGTGCAGCGGTGTGCTGAGAAGTTTCTAAAGCATTCAATGCGTGTTGGCATGAGGTTTGCGGAGCTCAACCAAGGGGCAGCTACCCAAGATTGA